From the Oryza glaberrima chromosome 5, OglaRS2, whole genome shotgun sequence genome, one window contains:
- the LOC127772726 gene encoding uncharacterized protein LOC127772726 isoform X2, which produces MPPTLALSGRKVAAIMSSDVQFAKDEENKLDASHLAQVLLSKGYEEHCSQPSTMTPILHIYDPGTSTESKQASNCTLLSKIVEDNLPCMNEELTLFG; this is translated from the exons ATGCCCCCAACCCTGGCTCTCTCCGGCCGCAAG GTAGCAGCTATCATGTCATCTGATGTTCAGTTTGCAAAAGATGAGGAGAATAAACTTGATGCAAGTCACTTGGCACAAGTGCTGCTAAGCAAGGGATACGAGGAACACTGCAGTCAGCCCAGTACAAT GACTCCAATACTGCACATATATGATCCAGGAACCAGCACTGAATCGAAGCAGGCCTCCAATTGTACACTCCTCTCCAAG ATTGTGGAAGACAATTTGCCATGTATGAATGAAGAATTGACACTGTTTGGCTAA
- the LOC127774182 gene encoding uncharacterized protein LOC127774182, which produces MTAPRCPSSILAEAAAKKAWDTAGVEEAEAVAEGNDELDKSDTGARLPPSPPARQTLAILIRPFPRDPSATLAAADAVAPDDGDHTVLRDDERGIPRSLSLLAALVEAEALCHATAADADADSDLIRAFRGGATPTVRIGEFLERIHTFIQQESVRHVIEIQGVCYVLAGIYLIRFIRSGAAREAGILIDPSTAHRLVAVAIFVGTKFGGPIYRLPTRWTVVFETSSDAAIRAREMAGLERRFLIAVDYRLFVRADQFDWFCRVLERGPRPSGRCGGGGAGRKRTAAEAVEGEAEDGRRRVRASLPPPSVVAN; this is translated from the exons ATGACAGCTCCACGGTGCCCCTCCTCAATCCTCGCGGAGGCAGCAGCCAAGAAGGCTTGGGACACGGCGGGGGTTGAGGAGGCCGAGGCAGTGGCGGAAGGCAACGACGAGCTCGACAAGAGTGACACGGGAGCTCGGTTGCCACC ATCCCCTCCCGCGCGCCAAACCCTAGCAATCTTGATCCGTCCCTTTCCGCGAGACCCTTCTGCCACCTTGGCCGCTGCAGACGCCGTGGCACCCGACGACGGCGATCACACCGTCCTCCGCGACGACGAGCGCGGGATCCCTCGATCCCtttccctcctcgccgcgctcgtgGAGGCCGAAGCCCTctgccacgccaccgccgccgacgccgacgccgactccGACCTCATCCGCGCcttccgcggcggcgcgacgcccaCCGTCCGGATCGGTGAGTTCCTTGAGCGCATCCACACCTTCATCCAGCAGGAGAGCGTCCGCCATGTGATCGAGATCCAGGGCGTGTGCTACGTTCTCGCCGGGATCTACCTGATCCGGTTCATACgcagcggcgccgcgcgggAGGCGGGGATCCTCATCGACCCGTCCACCGCGCACcgactcgtcgccgtcgcgatCTTCGTGGGCACCAAGTTCGGCGGGCCCATCTACAGGCTCCCGACGAGGTGGACCGTGGTGTTCGAGACCAGCTCGGACGCCGCGATCCGCGCGAGGGAGATGGCCGGCCTCGAACGGCGCTTCCTTATTGCCGTCGATTACCGCCTGTTCGTCCGTGCCGACCAGTTCGACTGGTTCTGTCGTGTCCTGGAGCGAGGGCCGCGGCCAAGcgggagatgcggcggcggcggtgctggcaggaagaggacggcggcggAAGCTGTGGAGGGAGAAGCGGaggatggccgccgccgcgtccgggcctccctgccgccgccatctGTCGTCGCCAACTAG
- the LOC127772726 gene encoding uncharacterized protein LOC127772726 isoform X1: MPPTLALSGRKVAAIMSSDVQFAKDEENKLDASHLAQVLLSKGYEEHCSQPSTMTPILHIYDPGTSTESKQASNCTLLSKVSGWLSGNSPNPETLSLLLPFHFSLKWKNLALLDCAHVMLNSIVEDNLPCMNEELTLFG, encoded by the exons ATGCCCCCAACCCTGGCTCTCTCCGGCCGCAAG GTAGCAGCTATCATGTCATCTGATGTTCAGTTTGCAAAAGATGAGGAGAATAAACTTGATGCAAGTCACTTGGCACAAGTGCTGCTAAGCAAGGGATACGAGGAACACTGCAGTCAGCCCAGTACAAT GACTCCAATACTGCACATATATGATCCAGGAACCAGCACTGAATCGAAGCAGGCCTCCAATTGTACACTCCTCTCCAAGGTCTCTGGCTGGTTGTCGGGCAACTCCCCCAATCCCGAAACCCTCTCCCTGTTACTCCCCTTCCATTTCAGCTTAAAATGGAAGAACCTGGCGTTACTAGATTGTGCACACGTAATGTTAAATTCG ATTGTGGAAGACAATTTGCCATGTATGAATGAAGAATTGACACTGTTTGGCTAA
- the LOC127774986 gene encoding uncharacterized protein LOC127774986 yields the protein MAAAAAGADGLLPGLKLDPSDDELVGRCLLRRLQGQPLPLGGVILDADSLSSPPRNLLADHGRGDEPFFLAKKGNGKRQRSSVEGQRMCVDGGRLRVPDDGRGGGGGGLAFLPSIFPSPPPVTRCSTPLSPSSPPFQPSRVIVRWWAPPAGWCKLNFDGSVYDDGSRRASIGGVIRGCDGGVVLAFAEITEHWTVGVVEARAMIRGLRLALACFVDRIVVEGDDLVLVQLIRGEETQTRIPAAMHEEILDLLRCFADVEVRHIYREGNSVAHTLCRQAYVHPGLWTDCATLPAAVWEKIDDDLRGVVHERLCNKKKKSSA from the coding sequence atggcggcggcggcggctggcgcggaTGGGCTCCTCCCGGGCCTCAAGCTCGATCCCAgcgacgacgagctcgtcggCCGCTGCCTGCTCCGGCGCCTCCAGGGCCAGCCCCTCCCGCTCGGCGGCGTCATCCTCGACGCGGATTCcctgagctcgccgccgcggaatCTTCTAGCGGATcacggccgcggcgacgagccCTTCTTCTTGGCCAAGAAGGGGAACGGAAAGCGGCAGAGGAGCAGTGTCGAGGGGCAGAGGATGTGCGTGGACGGCGGGAGGCTCCGGGTCCCTGATgacggtcgcggcggcggcggcggtggtttggCTTTCTTGCCGTCGATCTTTCCTTCGCCACCACCGGTTACCCGCTGCTCCACTCCGCTGtccccgtcctcgccgccgtttCAGCCGAGCCGGGTGATCGTCAGATGGTGGGCGCCACCGGCGGGGTGGTGCAAACTCAACTTTGATGGCAGCGTGTATGACGACGGATCCCGGCGAGCGAGCATCGGCGGCGTGATCCGCGGCTGCGACGGTGGCGTGGTGCTCGCGTTCGCCGAGATCACGGAGCACTGGACGGTTGGCGTGGTGGAGGCCCGTGCGATGATCCGGGGGCTGAGGCTCGCGCTGGCGTGCTTCGTGGACAGGATCGTGGTGGAGGGCGACGACCTGGTACTGGTTCAGCTCATCCGCGGCGAGGAGACGCAGACGAGGATCCCGGCGGCGATGCACGAGGAAATCCTGGACCTGCTCCGCTGCTTCGCGGACGTCGAGGTGCGACACATATATCGGGAGGGCAACTCGGTGGCCCACACCCTGTGTCGCCAGGCGTACGTGCATCCCGGGCTGTGGACAGATTGCGCCACGCTGCCGGCCGCCGTCTGGGAGAAGATCGACGATGATCTGCGCGGGGTGGTGCACGAGCGCCTctgcaacaagaagaagaaatccaGCGCTTGA